One region of Vescimonas fastidiosa genomic DNA includes:
- a CDS encoding virulence-associated E family protein → MNAMQPPQSVEEVKATLETTEKGGVRQSIRNCLTVFQRDPVLAGAIAYNILTDRKDIIKPIGFHRESTALTDTDMKYLLLYLEETYGLTSEKKIETAIGIVANENKYHPIRDFLNSLAWDGTERIRFCLRHFLGADVDDYTYEALKLFMLGAITRAFKPGSKFEIMLCLVGGQGAGKSTFFRLLAVRDEWFSDDLRKLDDDNVYRKLQGHWIIEMSEMMATANAKSIEEIKSFLSRQKEVYKIPYETHPADRPRQCVFGGTSNALDFLPLDRSGNRRFIPVMVYPEQAEVHILEDEAASRAYISQMWAEAMEIYRSGMFKLSFSPAMQRYLKEHQRDFMPEDTKAGMIQAYLDKYTGETVCSKQLYKEALNHTFDEPKQWEIREINEIMNQCITGWNYFSNPRMFAEYGRQKGWEREIPATDTDNPPEKSMDGFVEVTEQMELPF, encoded by the coding sequence ATGAACGCCATGCAGCCGCCCCAGAGCGTTGAGGAAGTAAAGGCAACTCTGGAAACCACCGAGAAAGGCGGCGTCCGCCAGAGCATACGGAACTGCCTGACCGTATTCCAGCGTGACCCTGTGCTTGCCGGGGCAATCGCCTACAACATCCTGACCGACCGCAAGGACATCATAAAGCCCATCGGTTTTCACAGAGAAAGCACAGCCCTGACCGATACGGACATGAAGTATCTGCTTCTCTATCTGGAGGAAACCTACGGGCTTACCAGTGAGAAAAAGATTGAAACCGCCATCGGGATTGTGGCGAATGAGAATAAGTACCACCCCATCCGGGATTTTCTGAACAGCCTTGCATGGGACGGGACTGAGCGCATCCGCTTCTGTCTGCGGCACTTTCTGGGAGCTGATGTGGACGATTACACCTATGAAGCCTTGAAGCTGTTCATGCTGGGGGCGATTACAAGGGCATTTAAGCCCGGAAGCAAGTTTGAAATCATGCTGTGTCTGGTAGGCGGTCAGGGGGCTGGCAAATCCACCTTCTTCCGGCTGCTGGCAGTCCGGGACGAGTGGTTTTCCGATGATTTGCGGAAGCTGGACGATGATAACGTGTACCGCAAGCTGCAAGGTCACTGGATAATTGAAATGTCGGAAATGATGGCAACCGCCAATGCCAAGAGCATTGAGGAAATCAAGTCCTTTCTAAGCCGCCAGAAAGAGGTTTACAAAATTCCCTATGAAACTCACCCGGCAGACCGCCCCCGTCAATGCGTGTTCGGCGGCACTTCCAACGCCCTTGACTTTCTCCCCCTTGACCGTTCCGGCAACCGCCGATTTATCCCGGTCATGGTGTACCCGGAGCAAGCCGAGGTTCACATTTTGGAGGACGAAGCCGCTTCCAGAGCCTATATCAGCCAGATGTGGGCGGAAGCAATGGAGATTTACCGAAGCGGCATGTTCAAGCTGTCATTCAGCCCAGCCATGCAGCGGTATCTCAAAGAACACCAGCGGGATTTTATGCCGGAGGACACCAAAGCCGGGATGATACAGGCTTACCTTGATAAGTACACCGGGGAAACGGTCTGCTCCAAGCAGCTCTACAAGGAAGCCTTAAACCACACCTTTGATGAGCCGAAGCAATGGGAAATCCGGGAAATCAACGAGATAATGAACCAGTGCATTACCGGGTGGAACTACTTTTCCAATCCGAGGATGTTTGCGGAATACGGCAGACAAAAGGGCTGGGAGCGTGAAATCCCGGCAACGGACACCGACAACCCGCCCGAAAAATCTATGGACGGTTTTGTGGAGGTCACAGAGCAGATGGAGCTTCCATTCTGA
- a CDS encoding helix-turn-helix domain-containing protein: protein MKGATSIQERLWELRKDKGLNLEELSKLTGISKSALGSYEKEDFKEINHGNLITLADFYGVSVDYLLCRTENREQINTPLTELHLNDEMVALLKSGRINNRLLCELATHKDFIKFLADIEIYVDGIATMQIQNLNTLVDTVRHEIIERYRPGEDDPHLKVLQAAHISDDEYFSHMVLDDLNLIIRDIRETHKKDSESAPQTTVANELKENLEAVENFKGSRLEKLAVLYCKQLGINYKNLSDEEFRWLIRILQKSKKTGTPINQRKKR, encoded by the coding sequence ATGAAAGGAGCAACAAGCATACAGGAACGCCTTTGGGAACTCCGCAAGGACAAAGGCTTAAATCTGGAAGAACTATCAAAACTAACGGGTATTTCTAAATCAGCCCTTGGCAGTTATGAAAAAGAAGATTTTAAGGAAATCAATCATGGCAACCTTATCACGCTGGCAGACTTCTATGGGGTTTCCGTCGATTATCTGCTGTGCCGGACAGAGAACAGGGAGCAGATCAACACGCCACTGACGGAGCTGCATTTGAACGATGAAATGGTTGCACTTCTGAAAAGCGGTCGGATCAACAACCGTCTGCTCTGCGAACTTGCCACCCATAAGGACTTTATCAAGTTTCTTGCGGACATTGAGATTTATGTGGATGGGATTGCCACCATGCAGATTCAAAACCTCAACACCCTTGTCGATACTGTCCGACATGAAATCATAGAACGGTATCGCCCTGGCGAAGATGACCCACATTTGAAAGTGCTGCAAGCCGCCCATATCAGTGATGATGAATATTTCAGCCACATGGTTCTGGATGACCTAAACCTGATTATCCGGGATATTCGGGAAACCCATAAAAAGGATAGTGAGAGTGCGCCCCAGACCACTGTTGCCAATGAACTGAAAGAAAATCTGGAAGCGGTCGAAAATTTCAAGGGCAGCCGTTTGGAAAAACTGGCAGTGCTTTACTGCAAGCAGCTCGGTATCAACTATAAAAATCTGTCAGATGAAGAATTTCGCTGGCTTATTCGGATTCTCCAAAAATCAAAGAAAACGGGAACGCCTATCAACCAGAGGAAAAAACGGTAA
- a CDS encoding helix-turn-helix domain-containing protein — protein MKVTVFMIIVGIIFLCIFVGLLTLIVRALLKYIHSKDVRQEKSVVRKSLGEALKVHRTQCKMTQEFVAETIGVSRQAVSKWENGTSDPSTSNLFALAKLYGISVEELLKEVE, from the coding sequence ATGAAAGTAACCGTATTTATGATAATCGTTGGAATAATTTTCTTATGTATCTTTGTTGGTTTGCTTACCCTTATTGTTCGTGCATTACTCAAATATATCCATTCAAAAGATGTACGGCAGGAAAAATCCGTAGTGAGGAAATCGTTGGGTGAAGCACTCAAAGTACACAGAACACAGTGCAAAATGACGCAGGAATTTGTTGCTGAAACGATTGGTGTTAGCAGGCAGGCTGTTTCAAAATGGGAAAATGGAACATCCGACCCTTCCACATCAAATCTTTTTGCACTTGCAAAACTTTACGGTATTTCTGTTGAAGAATTACTAAAAGAAGTTGAATAA
- a CDS encoding PrgI family protein: MAYVNVPKDLTKVKTKVLFNLTKRQLICFGSGALIGVPLFFLLKGSIGTSPAAMVMMVVMIPAMLFAMYEKNGQPLEVVIRNIYRVCFQRPKQRPYKTNNFYAVLERQNQLDREVYQIVRKEKADPRRTKTDRSRHRKSEPNG, from the coding sequence ATGGCCTATGTCAACGTCCCAAAGGACTTAACCAAAGTTAAGACCAAGGTATTATTCAACCTCACGAAACGGCAGCTTATCTGCTTCGGAAGCGGCGCACTCATCGGCGTACCGCTTTTCTTCTTGCTCAAGGGCAGCATCGGCACCAGCCCCGCCGCCATGGTGATGATGGTGGTGATGATCCCGGCTATGCTGTTCGCCATGTATGAAAAGAACGGTCAGCCGTTGGAGGTCGTCATCCGCAACATCTACCGCGTGTGTTTCCAGAGGCCGAAGCAGCGCCCGTATAAGACCAACAATTTCTATGCCGTTTTGGAGCGGCAAAACCAGTTAGACCGGGAGGTGTATCAAATTGTCCGAAAAGAAAAAGCTGACCCGCGCCGAACGAAAACAGATCGAAGCCGCCATCGCAAGAGCGAACCGAACGGATAA
- a CDS encoding XF1762 family protein, which translates to MLTLTPVALATANAFVNAHHRHHKATAGHKFSIGCAKDGELVGVAIVGRPVSRYLDDGWTLEVNRLCTTGERNACSILYAASARAAKAMGYRKIITYTLDSENGSSLRAAGWSCAGMAGGKCWTGSRKPASALYPAQMKLRYEKLL; encoded by the coding sequence ATGCTGACACTCACGCCCGTCGCGCTCGCAACAGCGAACGCATTTGTCAATGCGCATCACCGGCACCATAAGGCAACTGCTGGGCATAAGTTTTCCATCGGCTGTGCCAAGGATGGAGAGCTTGTTGGCGTTGCAATCGTAGGCCGTCCGGTAAGCCGGTATCTGGATGATGGCTGGACATTGGAGGTCAATCGTCTTTGTACCACCGGCGAGAGAAACGCTTGCAGTATTCTCTATGCCGCATCTGCGCGGGCGGCAAAGGCAATGGGATACCGCAAGATCATCACCTATACGCTGGATAGCGAGAATGGCAGCAGCCTCCGCGCCGCTGGCTGGAGCTGTGCAGGCATGGCGGGCGGCAAATGCTGGACAGGCAGCCGCAAGCCCGCCTCCGCTTTGTACCCGGCGCAGATGAAACTTCGATATGAAAAGCTCTTGTAA
- a CDS encoding recombinase family protein has translation MAMMNEMEYRTIGSALAGGYRAAVYCRLSKDDDLQGESASIANQRDMLEKYCEKQGWEVVAVYQDDGFTGLNMERPDLQRMLRAIERRQINLVITKDLSRLGRNYLQTGHLIEDFFPRNGVRYIAMNDGIDTLRDNNDIAPFKNILNEMYSKDISKKVHSSYLLKAQKGQFTGCLAPFGYRKDPEDKNHLLIDEETAPIVRLIFGYALNGHGPNYIRRRLEEEKIPCPTWWNRERGLRNTRTKWEKKDPENGRYMWDFSVIKDLLMNPVYTGAIASQKKDYRFKIGTIGEKKPEDWIVVEGQHEPLIDRMSFDIVQNKLKSRQRPGQTNEISLFAGLIKCGECGKSLTVRYTNAKHPQQIYSCKTYNAFGKNHCTQHRIDYDTLYSHVLRKIRECARAALMDGKAVADRLTNTCEAEQREQREAMERSLTRDEERIEVLDKMVMRLYEDMIAGRISEQNFNTMLEKTQTEQTELKTKVSEGRKRLSDEVQLANDAKQWVEAIQEYANITELDAATLNRLIKEIVVHERIDEDKTRHISIEIHFNLKPIPEVEQVTA, from the coding sequence ATGGCTATGATGAACGAAATGGAATACAGAACAATCGGTTCAGCACTTGCCGGGGGCTATCGTGCGGCGGTCTATTGCAGGCTGTCAAAGGACGATGACCTGCAAGGCGAAAGTGCCAGTATCGCAAACCAGCGTGATATGCTGGAAAAATACTGCGAAAAGCAGGGATGGGAGGTTGTGGCAGTCTATCAGGACGATGGCTTCACAGGTCTTAATATGGAGCGTCCTGATTTACAGAGAATGTTGAGAGCCATTGAGCGCAGGCAAATCAACCTTGTCATCACGAAAGACCTCAGCCGACTGGGGCGTAACTATTTGCAAACAGGGCATTTGATTGAGGACTTTTTCCCAAGAAACGGTGTCCGCTATATCGCCATGAATGACGGTATCGACACCCTGCGGGATAACAACGACATCGCCCCGTTCAAGAATATCCTGAACGAGATGTACAGCAAGGATATTTCCAAGAAAGTCCATTCCTCTTATCTTCTGAAAGCGCAGAAAGGACAGTTTACCGGGTGTCTTGCCCCGTTTGGGTATCGGAAAGACCCGGAGGACAAAAACCATCTGCTCATTGACGAGGAAACCGCCCCGATTGTGCGGCTGATTTTCGGATATGCCCTAAACGGTCATGGTCCGAACTATATCCGCAGACGGCTGGAGGAAGAAAAAATCCCCTGCCCCACATGGTGGAACCGGGAACGGGGGCTTCGCAATACCCGCACCAAATGGGAAAAGAAAGACCCGGAAAACGGGCGGTATATGTGGGACTTTTCCGTTATCAAAGACCTTTTGATGAATCCCGTTTACACTGGGGCGATTGCTTCCCAGAAAAAGGACTACCGTTTCAAAATCGGCACGATTGGGGAAAAGAAGCCGGAGGACTGGATTGTAGTGGAAGGACAGCATGAACCGCTGATTGACCGCATGAGCTTTGACATTGTGCAGAACAAGCTGAAATCCCGCCAGCGTCCGGGGCAGACCAATGAAATCAGCCTGTTTGCCGGACTGATAAAATGCGGCGAGTGTGGGAAGTCTCTGACGGTACGCTACACAAACGCAAAACATCCCCAGCAGATTTACTCCTGCAAGACCTACAATGCCTTTGGAAAGAACCACTGCACCCAGCACCGGATTGATTATGACACCCTTTACAGTCATGTGCTGCGGAAAATCCGGGAATGTGCCAGAGCTGCCCTGATGGACGGGAAAGCGGTTGCTGACCGCCTGACCAATACCTGTGAAGCCGAGCAGCGGGAACAGCGGGAAGCAATGGAACGCTCCCTTACAAGGGACGAGGAACGGATTGAGGTTCTGGACAAAATGGTAATGCGGCTTTATGAAGATATGATTGCAGGGCGTATCAGTGAGCAGAACTTCAACACCATGCTGGAAAAGACACAGACCGAGCAGACGGAACTTAAAACAAAAGTGTCCGAGGGCAGAAAGCGGCTGTCCGATGAAGTCCAGCTTGCCAATGACGCAAAACAATGGGTGGAAGCCATTCAGGAATATGCCAACATCACAGAGTTGGACGCAGCCACCCTCAACCGCTTAATCAAAGAAATCGTCGTGCATGAGCGCATTGACGAAGATAAAACAAGACACATTTCTATCGAAATTCATTTTAATCTCAAACCCATCCCGGAGGTGGAACAGGTCACTGCCTGA
- a CDS encoding DUF3847 domain-containing protein, translated as MPDTSKLEKLNRELEKSEKKLRKAINDEKALQHQLKQLTRKERTHRLCTRGGMLESFLQEPERLTDDDVMLLLKLIFHRQDTQELLKKLLEREMPEPP; from the coding sequence TTGCCTGATACCTCAAAGCTGGAAAAACTCAATCGGGAGTTGGAAAAAAGCGAAAAGAAACTGCGGAAAGCCATCAATGATGAAAAGGCATTGCAGCACCAGTTGAAACAGCTTACCCGAAAGGAACGGACGCACCGGCTCTGTACCCGTGGCGGTATGCTGGAAAGTTTTCTGCAAGAGCCGGAACGCCTGACAGATGATGATGTCATGCTGTTGTTGAAACTCATTTTTCACAGACAGGACACGCAGGAACTATTGAAAAAACTGCTGGAACGGGAGATGCCGGAACCCCCTTAG
- the mobQ gene encoding MobQ family relaxase, with protein sequence MPCPHNEISIVQRSQQQSAVAAAAYQSGEKLFCGYDQEVKHYPEKRGIVHNEILLPANAPRSYADRNTLWNAAEAVEKQWNSQLARRWVLTIPREIPPDQYAALVRDFCNQQFVSKGMCVDFAIHDKGDGNPHAHVMLTMRAMDEHGKWLPKSRKVYDLDENGERIKLPSGRWKSHKEDTVDWNDRKYCEIWRHEWEIIQNRYLEANNRPERVDLRSYERQGLDIIPTVHEGAAVRQMEKRGIQTNIGNLNREIKAANSLMKSIRQLIKNLKGWIIELSEKRKELLAEKAAEEAVFLPNLLMKYMEVRKAERSDWTRAGQNRGTSKDLKAVSEALSYLQRKGLSTVEDLENFIETSGKSAADYRKQMKPKETRSNVIDAILAARTDCKECKPVYEKYQKIFFKKTKEKFKLEHPEVARFEKASAYLAKHPDDKDSTKKELLQEQAKLVGEIADLKVPLTEVQEDLKKLRDIRYWVRKATPGTEESKDPPKKQPLKEVLQDKADEKKAQKNAPAQTKHKQQDMEL encoded by the coding sequence ATGCCCTGTCCACACAACGAAATCTCGATTGTGCAGCGAAGCCAACAGCAGTCTGCGGTTGCCGCCGCTGCCTACCAGAGCGGCGAAAAGCTGTTCTGTGGATACGATCAGGAAGTGAAGCACTACCCGGAAAAGCGTGGTATCGTCCACAATGAAATCTTGCTTCCGGCAAATGCCCCACGGTCGTATGCAGACCGCAATACTTTATGGAACGCCGCCGAAGCGGTGGAGAAGCAATGGAATTCCCAGCTTGCAAGGCGGTGGGTGCTTACCATCCCCAGAGAGATACCGCCCGACCAGTACGCCGCCCTTGTCCGGGATTTCTGCAATCAGCAGTTTGTTTCCAAAGGAATGTGCGTGGATTTTGCCATCCATGACAAAGGGGACGGAAACCCTCACGCTCATGTCATGCTGACTATGCGGGCAATGGATGAACATGGGAAATGGCTTCCCAAGAGCCGCAAGGTTTATGACCTTGACGAGAACGGGGAACGGATAAAACTTCCGTCCGGCAGATGGAAAAGTCACAAGGAAGATACGGTTGACTGGAACGACCGCAAGTATTGTGAAATCTGGCGGCATGAATGGGAGATCATCCAGAACCGCTATCTGGAAGCCAACAACCGCCCGGAGCGGGTGGATCTCCGTTCTTATGAAAGACAGGGGCTTGATATTATCCCTACCGTCCATGAGGGTGCTGCTGTCCGGCAGATGGAAAAGCGAGGGATTCAGACCAACATCGGAAATCTGAACCGGGAAATCAAAGCCGCCAACAGCCTGATGAAGTCTATCCGGCAGCTTATTAAAAATCTCAAAGGCTGGATTATCGAGCTTAGTGAAAAACGAAAAGAACTGCTTGCGGAAAAAGCTGCGGAGGAAGCGGTATTTCTTCCCAATCTGTTGATGAAGTACATGGAGGTACGAAAGGCAGAACGGAGCGACTGGACACGGGCGGGACAAAACCGTGGAACTTCCAAAGACTTAAAGGCAGTCAGCGAAGCCCTGTCCTATCTTCAGAGAAAGGGACTTTCCACCGTGGAGGATTTGGAAAACTTTATAGAAACGTCCGGGAAATCTGCCGCCGACTACCGAAAGCAGATGAAGCCAAAGGAAACCCGCAGCAACGTGATTGACGCTATCCTTGCCGCCCGGACGGACTGTAAGGAATGTAAGCCCGTTTATGAGAAATACCAGAAGATATTTTTCAAGAAAACTAAGGAAAAATTCAAGCTGGAACACCCGGAGGTTGCCCGGTTTGAGAAAGCCAGTGCCTACCTTGCCAAGCACCCGGATGATAAGGACAGCACGAAAAAGGAGCTTTTGCAGGAACAGGCGAAGCTTGTGGGCGAAATCGCAGACTTGAAAGTACCGTTGACCGAGGTGCAGGAAGATTTGAAGAAGCTGCGGGACATCCGCTACTGGGTACGGAAAGCCACACCCGGCACAGAGGAAAGCAAAGATCCGCCCAAGAAGCAGCCCCTCAAAGAAGTCTTGCAGGATAAGGCTGACGAGAAGAAAGCACAGAAAAACGCCCCGGCGCAGACGAAACACAAACAACAGGATATGGAACTTTAA
- a CDS encoding DeoR family transcriptional regulator, whose product MNFEFMTIDTPLPPCMPFPRALTGFPVSSTAKVMYCRMLDAMLSKGQEDENGILFVCFPVTAIAAVLSRSSMTVKRSLNELETAGLIMRVRQGIGEPNRIYVLIPGKEDAALA is encoded by the coding sequence ATGAATTTTGAATTTATGACGATAGACACACCATTGCCGCCCTGTATGCCTTTTCCCAGAGCGTTGACAGGATTTCCAGTCAGCAGCACCGCAAAGGTCATGTACTGCCGGATGCTGGACGCTATGCTCTCCAAAGGGCAGGAGGACGAGAACGGAATCCTCTTTGTCTGCTTCCCTGTCACAGCCATTGCCGCAGTCCTGTCCCGCAGCTCCATGACGGTCAAGCGTTCTCTGAATGAACTGGAAACTGCCGGACTTATCATGCGGGTGCGTCAGGGCATTGGAGAACCAAACCGGATTTATGTGCTGATACCGGGAAAGGAGGACGCTGCCCTTGCCTGA
- a CDS encoding VirB6/TrbL-like conjugal transfer protein, CD1112 family, which yields MDFLWDKITEWLKEMLIGGIVSNLSGMFDATNQKVAEISGQVGLSPQAWNGSIFSMIQNLSETVIVPIAGAILAFVMTLELIQLITDKNNLNDMDTWIFFKWAFKSAAAVLIVTNTWTIVMGVFDAAQSVVASASGLIIGDTSINISSVMVGIEDRLMEMELGPLFGLWFQSLFVGITMWALTICIFIITFGRMIEIYLVTSVAPIPMATMMGKEWGGMGQNYIRSLLALGFQAFLIIVCVAIYAVLVQNIALVDDIIYAIWTCMGYTVLLCFCLFKTSSLAKSVFNAH from the coding sequence ATGGATTTCTTATGGGATAAGATCACGGAATGGCTGAAAGAAATGCTCATCGGCGGTATCGTGAGCAATCTGTCCGGGATGTTCGATGCAACCAATCAAAAGGTTGCCGAGATCTCCGGTCAGGTGGGCTTATCGCCGCAGGCATGGAACGGCAGCATTTTCAGCATGATACAAAACCTGTCGGAAACCGTGATCGTCCCCATCGCAGGCGCAATTCTCGCCTTTGTGATGACGCTGGAGCTGATCCAGCTCATTACCGACAAAAATAACCTCAACGACATGGACACATGGATATTCTTCAAGTGGGCGTTCAAGTCCGCTGCCGCTGTCCTGATCGTAACAAACACATGGACGATTGTGATGGGCGTGTTCGATGCCGCCCAAAGCGTCGTTGCCAGCGCCTCCGGGCTGATTATCGGCGACACCAGCATCAACATTTCAAGCGTCATGGTGGGCATTGAGGATCGGCTGATGGAAATGGAACTGGGGCCGCTCTTCGGCCTATGGTTCCAGTCGCTGTTTGTTGGCATTACCATGTGGGCGCTGACCATCTGCATTTTCATTATCACATTCGGAAGAATGATTGAAATATATCTCGTCACCTCTGTTGCCCCAATTCCGATGGCGACCATGATGGGCAAGGAATGGGGCGGCATGGGACAGAACTACATCCGTTCCCTGCTGGCGCTGGGCTTCCAAGCATTTCTCATCATCGTCTGCGTTGCCATCTACGCCGTTCTGGTGCAGAACATCGCGCTTGTGGATGACATCATCTACGCCATCTGGACTTGCATGGGCTACACGGTGCTGCTGTGCTTCTGCCTGTTCAAAACGAGCAGCCTTGCCAAGTCCGTGTTCAATGCACATTAA
- a CDS encoding CHC2 zinc finger domain-containing protein, producing the protein MNVFEAVKQSVTTRQAAEHYGIRVNRNGMACCPFHNDKTPSMKLDKRFHCFGCGADGDVIDFVAALYGLGKKEAAAQLASDFGLAYEDWKPPGRARKPKPRQKSPEEQFREAKAHCFRVLADYLHLLRVWKTDYAPHSPEEAFHPRFVEALQKQAHVEYLLDVLLFGETEEKAVLIMDYGKDVIQLEQRMAELAAADAARTKKHHERHAAAPER; encoded by the coding sequence TTGAATGTATTTGAAGCTGTGAAGCAGTCCGTTACGACAAGACAGGCTGCGGAGCATTACGGAATCCGGGTAAACAGAAACGGGATGGCTTGCTGCCCGTTCCACAACGATAAGACCCCCAGCATGAAGCTGGACAAGCGTTTCCACTGCTTCGGATGTGGTGCAGATGGGGATGTGATTGATTTTGTAGCTGCCCTGTACGGTCTGGGGAAAAAGGAAGCCGCCGCACAGTTGGCGAGTGACTTCGGGCTTGCCTATGAGGACTGGAAGCCACCGGGCAGGGCAAGGAAGCCCAAGCCCCGGCAGAAATCCCCGGAAGAACAGTTCCGGGAAGCAAAGGCACATTGCTTCCGTGTCCTTGCCGATTATCTACACCTCTTACGGGTATGGAAAACCGACTATGCCCCGCACTCCCCGGAGGAAGCGTTTCATCCCCGGTTCGTGGAAGCCTTGCAGAAGCAAGCCCATGTGGAATATCTGCTGGATGTGCTGCTGTTCGGGGAGACAGAGGAAAAAGCGGTTTTGATTATGGACTACGGAAAGGATGTGATACAGCTTGAACAGCGAATGGCAGAGCTTGCAGCCGCAGACGCAGCAAGAACTAAAAAACACCATGAACGCCATGCAGCCGCCCCAGAGCGTTGA